AATAACAATGAATTGTGTTTTAATTCTTGAATTGAGGGTTGATTTtggacaaaagaaaaaaaaaacattttggaTTATGATATCATCGGAGATAACCGAAGAACACGATGAAGAGAACCCTTATTTCATCAATTCAGAAGCTCAAAAAGAAAGCATTAGGCGGATAATCCAGCACCAGAAATCTCTGTGTTGGTCTTCATCATCATCGTCTTCGATAACTTCCAACACAGCGGCTTCGAGTTCCTCCATTTCGTCTTCTCGAAGAAGTAGCAGTTTATTAGAGTTGATGAAAAGCGGAAGCACGTCATTGAAGAGATTATTCGAAATGGAACATACTAGTTTGTTAACTCATTTCCAGGATTACAGTGGCTCACCAATCGTAAAATCTGTACCCTTATGGGGAAGTGATACAGATGGTGAAGTAGAGGATCCCTGGGCATCGATTAAGCCGATTGGATCGATAGATAGGTTCGAAACCGGTAGCCTAAGTGGCTCTGTTTCAGATGGTAGTTCCATGGGGAAAGACTCTAGATTCAACAATAGGAAAACAAGAAATAGTAACCGTAGACTCAGCAGGAAAAAGTCATATAGGAAGCTGCCAGGTTTTAGATTCAGGTTGAGGTTGAGAAGACTTAGGATTATGATTTGTGGTAGATTGTTCTGATTTATCTGTATCTAATTCACATTAAATTTACAAATGGAAatcataaagaaatgaaaaatcaCAGACCTCGAATTCGAGTTCCTTTCAAGCAACGAACTGTACAAAATTGTGAACCTGTTTGAATCGACTTTACAATGTGCAATCAAGAACTATATATCTGATTACACAAGACACAGTGTTCTGATAATAATTTTCCCATTGCGCTTCCCTCTTCAACCATTAGTTTGCTACTTTGCTTATTCCAGAGATGGAGTCCATAGCTCTTCTCGTTTAGCTCTTGCAGCTTAGCTTCAAACCATTTGGGGTCAGCCTGTTGTGATGGCACCTTAAAAAGGCTAACTATTTTAATCCAATCAACAGGATAAAAGGCCACAGGTGGCAAGATGGTGAAATTGTAACCAGGTCTTCCTTCCACTCTATGAACCACCCTGGAAACCATATAGGGACCATTATATCCCCATTTGTTACCATCAAATGTTAAAGCAAATTCCTCAATGAACTTGTATAGGAGGGGATGGTTCTTATCGAAAACCAGAACTGCATTGTTCAATCTCGTCCAGTTCTTCGCCGAATTAATGCTTTGTGCTCCTATTGTATTCTTCAGACCTTTAAAACTTTTCAGCACTATGAAATCCGTGTCCAAGTAGACACCTCCGTACTTGTATAAAGCTGCAAGTCTCATTAAATTGGATAGATTCTGAGCCAGAGGGATCCCACCAGGGTCCTTTTCCCCACTCTTGATGTCATTGAACCAAGCTTCGGCCGGCGTATTGTTGAGCAAGAATGGCAAGTCTGGGGTCACTGCTTGAACTTTGAACCCCCGATCGAGCAGGGGTTTAAGGATCATGTGACCCTGGGCAGAGTCCAGGGTTCTTGATAGAATCATCAGACAACCATGAGGATGCGCCTTAAAAACACTTTCCACAGCTAAGATTTCTCTTGCTCCAAAAGACTCCGTCGAAATCCATGTCATGAAGAATTGAACCTCGCACTTATGATTAAAGAATTCCTGGACCCGACCATGGAACTTCTCCGTCAACTCGTCCGACCtgaaaatctcgttttccggtAGTTTTCTACGGATTCCCCTGTGAAACTGATCATTTTCACTATCACCTTCAACGATCATATTCCTTTGCGTAGAAATAGTGAATGAAATAGGAAGAACATTGAAGGCAGCCGATTGCAGCGACATGTTAGAAATGATACTGTatgcaaacataaaaaatataagaagCGAAAACAAGACAATAGAAATAACAGGCGATTTGGACCGGCTAACTAGCCGGTGCCCAAAAATTTCATGAGAAACTACTCTTTTAAACGTCATGGTACTTGGCAAGATATGGGGTGGAGTTTCAGAAGCAATTAGAATTTAGAGCTCCCGAAATAAAGCATGGATGGAGGTCAGAGAAGAAAGAGATggtttcaagtaaataaaaagaGTGTCAGAGACACGTCCCAAAGGAAACATGTAtagaattaaatatataaaaatgggaAACTATGAAAATCAATTTGTTTTTCCCATAGTTGGTTTTTCTTTACACacgtattaatatttattataggtCTAAAGCCTGGCGTAGTGATTGAAGAATTCTAAAGGCATGTTGCCAGTCGTGTTTGGCAAGTTTGAAAAGCCGCCAGCCGCCTGGGTGTATCGAAAATAAAGGATGGAAATTAGCAGTTTCCTTGACCCTTCTTACGAGTTCTATTTATCCCGTCCTGCTTATATCATGCTCTTCATGGGTAAGGCTTGAAAGGAATAGTTGAGGCTATCCATAATCCTACAAAAAAGCCAATAATCATGTTATCTAAACGTTTAGCTCTTTAAGGAAATTTTGACCAATTTTTTTATTCCCATTAATAAAAACAACTCTCCGATATAATATTAActgacaaaaataaaataaaaaacttgtcCTTACTTAAACCTGCTTTAAAATCTAAGGCCGATAAAGAAGAAAAGTCATAATTTTGAACATTACTTGTTAATTACCAACCCTATCTAAAATTACTCGATTTATTattgacttcttcctttatttatGCTTTacaaaaaaactatttttatttttattaatatgaccCACATACACTCTTAAATACTATACCTAATATTCAGTATCTTGAATttgtgggttttaagttttaactaAACTCACATGAAATTGATTTTTTCTTTAAGTAAATCTTTTATGTACAAATAAGCTTAAATTTTATCCCTACCATTCAAAATATTTCATgtaattattctttttaaaaatcaattatttattacacatttatgtaataattgttttttaaataatttaattacacaTGATATCTATAATCATAATTAAGCAAATCCATTAAGATTTATTTCCTGCAATAATCGTGCGAAAGTAATGCGGATTTCTGACTTTCAGGATTCAATTAATATACTTGGAATAGATTATGGATTCTGACACAGACAGGTCCGactctaatttttatttaaaattatgtttaagTCTACATCCAaagttaaatttatcaaaaatttgtctaaattacttgttttaaataaggttaaattattattttttattttttatttgatgttattttacttatatatttttatagcaTCATCACTAGTtcgttaagtgatttttttatcgAAATGATTTTTATAAAGTACAAGTTTAAATTATAGGTTgtcccaaaaataataaaatatctatttagttcttctaaaaattataaaaatataagtcaatacaatgatgaaattgtattttaatttccATAGAAATGTTAATCTAATATTtcccccaaaaaaaaaatctaacttcaCCTTTATTGGAATATTAGATTCgattttctattttaatataaataacgCTTCGTATCGTTCATAATAATACATCTCGATAAATTCCACCCATACATATTTGAAATGCGGCGTCTCAAtcgtataaattttttttaaaaattttaaataaaacttcGCTTGAAATCTATTCAATATAattcattaatattttatatttaaaatctatttaactttattaatatgttatttgtaaatattttttatatattaaatattttaaaaataataattaatctgAAACGATAGATCAAAGTatcaatatataataatactaatcAAATGTATATGTATCTGTATGGTACTCACTGTGTTGACAAAAACCAATCTATACGTATATTACCTTATCTTACGCTAGCTCAGCAACACCCAATTAGTAATTCTTATAGGACTTAAAATTGGTTGAATTTAATATCGGTGGAATTTGAAaggttataattaattttaaatattgtgttAAAAGAGTTATATTTATTTGTCTTTTTTATTAGATCTAAaagattttgtaaaaaaaaataaaataaaataaacattaattgaGTTTGATGGGTATAAATGATTTTaggaaataaattattgaaatttattgttttaaaaattgatgataaaaataaataaaaagtagtgGAAGGGAGCAAAATAAGTTGATATCAATTATAATCGATTAACAAGAGAGGACCAATGGGTTTCGGTTGATGATGTTTTAGGGAAATGGTTAAATCAagctatttaatttttatgatgtaACCATTGAAATTGACTAATTCTTTGATTTTGACCCAtctgaatttataaattatatggaCCAGCATTGGAGGTCTTGAAGACCaaaatttggtccctaattatATTTTGGAAGATGAGAAGTCCCTATATGGTTTAagtatttacaattttttaattgataAGAATTATTTACAGTAAAACAAAAACCttcaattattataaaaattagtcaTGAATcatgataaaattgtactttttgTTATGTCATGTCAGGTAcaaaaaatcatcataaaatatttaattagagataataaaaaaatcaatgctGCTTCATGATAAtttatcttcttttctttcttgcaGGTCTTTACTTCTCTGCAACTTGGATTTAGCATTAAACTCATGTATGCAATAACaagtttaattatattattatatttattaataatggTCGATTGTCCATGTCTTAATCTCTAAATTAGctcaattaattattatataaaaaaatccagGCATCTAACAAACACAAAGATGACAACATGTGGAAATTTctgcattatttttattttcgataAGTATTTTATCCATTAATTGCTGTATTTGTAAATTGAGTAATCAAATCGTGACTACATGATTAATGAAGAATTTAAAAGGATGGAATCAGGGACCGCGCTAGGGGGCGGAGGAGGGCAGGGCGGCTTGCCCCCCAAAATGGTGAATTATAGTTTAGTccctttaaataataaaattttaaatttatattttgaattttaaaaaattataatttaatttttattttttttaaatataataattttatagtttaattccactaaattttaaagttttaaatttacacgatattaaaattttattttaacccttcaaaaacttaaaaagagAATTCCTAGCTTGGTCCTTGGATGGAATGGAGGCTtcatttttctccatttttttattatttttttcttttttgcccaGAAACATCAATTGGCTCCACATTTGACTTTAAGCACCATTTGATTGCCTTCTTCATTGGGTCTAAACTATTATAggtttttatttagatttattagcctatatattaatatcatatttgtATTCTGACCCCAAACATacatcattttaacttttaatggtaaaattttattaagagtaaaaatatattgtaaaaactttttataatacattattaataaaatttaattgattaaagcatttaaaaataatttaagttcaaatttaaaaGGTTTGATCCTAAAACCTCAaatttgagatattttaattgGGACATAGAGAATAgaatttttgtattattaattctaacatattatatttacaataagggccattttaataaaacatgtcAATGTTAGTGGCCAAACTGgtcattaaatcataaatttattatgtttatgtatttattttaaatattcatattatttttatatggtaTATGAATTTATCTAAACAGTACcgtttagattttatttttgtaaagaCAAGTTGTCTGGCCATAGTGCTTTATATATTTGTAATGATTTCCATTTCAGAATTTGAGCGAAAACAATAATTCAAGGgtgtttaaacaattaattcaacgattaattaaacattattaatattaattcaatttttttattttttacctattaatcgaatcaaaatttatatattcttattttttagtcaaaataagtataaaacatatcaaaaaaaataaattgataatgtcAAATTGatcgaattaaccaaattaaaactacatataatttgtattattaattaagtttggttaattcgattaattatcCGATTTTGAACCAAACTAACTAAtaactaaactttaaaaaattcattaactAACGTCCAACTGAATTAGGTGAAATAACTAATCGATTCAATcggttaattcaattttaaccgaAATTTAAACACCCCGATATAGCATATATGCTGTTGATTAATTTATGTACCTTACCCTGTCGAAGTGGAGTTAGACTCCATATATAGTGTTAGAAAATTCTAATGCCTTCTTACactttaattagaaaaaaaaaacaaaaaatacattACTTTTTTCAACTCAACCGAAGAGTTTTTCAATTCCACCATCAATATACTTAATAGGCAcaattaatctctatatttttagaattaatttatatgttttaatttagtattttgttctctatatttttgaattattcaattttattattattagcagTTAAATTTTCTTGATTAAGTTTTATTATTGACGTACTATATgtaaaattatagatttagtctATGTTTTTCAATCTGATCATTTtgagtatttatatttttttgaattttaaaatttcggtattgatacaaacaataacaattaaatatcttaattgatttttttggtgagtaatatgtaaaaataacattgtaaatgtgataatatatttcccacgtaaaatttcaaaaacaacaaACTTAATGAAATTAATAACCACTGTTTTGTcaggattaaaatttcaaattttaaaaaatatatatagaaactAAAAACATCGtgaaagtataaagactaaataaTAGAGTTTAACCTGCCTAACAATGaattagtaaattaatttatttgttcattATTAGTGGCGAAATTAGGGAGATGGTAGGGGCCCAActcttttaaaatgaaatttttttcatatgatcctttaaaattttaaattttaaatttatattatatttcgaCCTCctcaaattataaagatataatatattaaaataataaaattatatttttttatcgtaaaagttataatttaattttggtgtATGGTATATATTATGAAGAATAAATTTATAGGGCGTCAAACTTGAAAACTGAAAGTATCATCTAAATGGGGGCACACAGTAAGTTTTATTGTTTGCAGCAAACTTCAGGCTttaaaaaaggaaacaaaatcaCTTTTGCATTCGCCGATTCAGCAACAAAGATTAAAAGATAGTTTGGTGAAGTCCAACATTTCCGAGAGGAAACCATGAAGCATCGTTTTCATCATATCACAAGCTTTGGCTCCCCAATCATCCTATAATCAATTACTTGCTTTTCAGCATGCAATATATATGGGTAAACTACTtagttggtcacccaacttttaaaatatttttattttgatcacccaaaatgaatttttaacaatttgatcactcaacttttagaatgttttcattttagtcactcaacgtTAAATCTCTAATGGCAATTAACTCTATATGCCAGATCATGTTTtcactttcattttagtcacctaatTTTTAGGTCGCTTTtattttaataacccaaaatgtatttttaaaagtattgattggggtaaacaaatcaaggattaaaatgaaaaaacgatagaaactaaaataattcaCAAATTGTTAACCATcactgaaattttaatttttttttaatattgaaatttgaaaattcaaaacatcaaaataaattgttgaaatttttttattcattgatAATTTCAACCGATTAGTTActataatatcaaaaataattaatttaatctccttttaatttttaaattttttttctaaattatcaTTAATGAAATGAACTCAAATTTTGtctataaaacttaaattttttttgattataTACTCTCGAATATTCCATGTTAAGCTAAAAGTAAAGGAAAAGATACTTGCAATTAATTAAAGGCATAATGACTTTTTTGGctctccaactttacaaaaaaaaaatcattttagccattcatttaattattcacttcttttagcccttgaacttgtattttttgtcaaatcaccccaaaat
This window of the Gossypium hirsutum isolate 1008001.06 chromosome A09, Gossypium_hirsutum_v2.1, whole genome shotgun sequence genome carries:
- the LOC107889767 gene encoding lactosylceramide 4-alpha-galactosyltransferase, which codes for MTFKRVVSHEIFGHRLVSRSKSPVISIVLFSLLIFFMFAYSIISNMSLQSAAFNVLPISFTISTQRNMIVEGDSENDQFHRGIRRKLPENEIFRSDELTEKFHGRVQEFFNHKCEVQFFMTWISTESFGAREILAVESVFKAHPHGCLMILSRTLDSAQGHMILKPLLDRGFKVQAVTPDLPFLLNNTPAEAWFNDIKSGEKDPGGIPLAQNLSNLMRLAALYKYGGVYLDTDFIVLKSFKGLKNTIGAQSINSAKNWTRLNNAVLVFDKNHPLLYKFIEEFALTFDGNKWGYNGPYMVSRVVHRVEGRPGYNFTILPPVAFYPVDWIKIVSLFKVPSQQADPKWFEAKLQELNEKSYGLHLWNKQSSKLMVEEGSAMGKLLSEHCVLCNQIYSS